One genomic region from Candidatus Chlorobium masyuteum encodes:
- a CDS encoding VOC family protein: MKPRITVITLCVDDLDRAVCFYRDGLGLPTQGIIGKEFEYGAVAFFDLQPGLKLAIWPRKSLAHDAGVSIGIPSPTELSIGHNVSSIAEVDAVMEQAKSAGAVIVKPAQNTFWGGYAGYFQDPDHHLWEVVWNPQLLPEE; encoded by the coding sequence ATGAAACCACGCATCACAGTTATTACCCTCTGCGTTGACGACCTAGATCGTGCGGTATGTTTCTACCGTGACGGTCTCGGACTTCCAACGCAAGGCATCATTGGCAAAGAATTTGAGTACGGGGCTGTCGCCTTCTTCGATTTACAGCCGGGCTTGAAACTCGCAATTTGGCCGCGCAAGAGTCTCGCGCACGATGCAGGAGTATCGATAGGTATTCCAAGCCCCACCGAACTCTCTATCGGTCACAACGTGTCGTCCATAGCCGAAGTCGATGCCGTTATGGAGCAGGCGAAGAGTGCAGGTGCCGTTATCGTTAAGCCAGCGCAGAATACTTTTTGGGGTGGTTACGCTGGCTACTTTCAAGACCCCGATCATCATCTCTGGGAGGTCGTGTGGAACCCACAGTTGCTGCCCGAAGAGTGA
- a CDS encoding outer membrane protein assembly factor BamE, with protein sequence MKTGKEQSMQESQLKVIAPCHDPDYSILTMRREKMTNKLIKIAVCIIILIAPSLAFSAPASEARIAELERTILNLQQRIAALEAQPVQDDEGARTTSVKPGNSGDIKNWRQLRLGMKEQDVERLLGSPRKVIATEVFFVWYYSGGNVNFNAESGKVDGWSEP encoded by the coding sequence ATGAAAACCGGCAAAGAGCAGAGCATGCAAGAGTCTCAACTGAAAGTTATAGCCCCCTGTCACGACCCCGATTACAGCATTTTGACAATGAGGAGAGAGAAGATGACAAACAAGCTTATAAAAATCGCGGTATGTATCATCATTCTCATTGCTCCGAGCCTGGCCTTCTCAGCTCCTGCATCGGAGGCGCGGATTGCCGAGCTTGAGCGCACCATTCTAAACTTGCAGCAACGGATTGCTGCGTTGGAGGCCCAGCCAGTTCAAGACGATGAAGGGGCCCGGACGACCTCAGTCAAGCCCGGAAACTCGGGAGATATAAAGAATTGGCGGCAACTGCGACTGGGGATGAAGGAGCAAGATGTGGAGCGCTTGCTGGGCAGCCCGAGAAAGGTCATAGCCACCGAGGTCTTCTTCGTCTGGTATTACAGTGGAGGAAACGTCAATTTCAACGCAGAATCCGGAAAGGTTGATGGATGGAGCGAGCCATAA
- a CDS encoding ATP-binding protein, producing the protein MIARDLHDKLVDTLQHFPAVALLGPRQVGKTTLALEIGHSRNSLYLDLESEQDRAKMAQPEFYLSDHQDKLVIIDEVHRAPGLFPVLRGLIDRSRRAGRKNGQYLLLGSASLDLLKQSGETLAGRIAYLELTPFTVLETPEFPSDELWVRGGFPDSLLADSSAESLRWRQNFIRTYLERDIPQFGPRIAAETLRRFWIMLAHNQSGLLNSSQFARNLGIDVKTVNSYIDLLVDLLLVRRLTPWHSNIGKRLVKAPKVYVRDSGLLHALLTIPDKEALLSHPVVGQSWEGFVIENILGSVSDDVQAYFYRTAGGGEVDLLLSWPNGNLWAVEIKRSVTPKLERGIHSACTDLNPSRKYVVYPGSERYRMALDVEAISLIDMVRELNDIGE; encoded by the coding sequence ATGATTGCCAGAGATCTACATGACAAGCTTGTCGACACCCTTCAGCATTTTCCGGCAGTAGCGCTGCTCGGCCCTCGCCAGGTGGGAAAAACCACTCTTGCACTTGAAATCGGCCATTCGCGAAATTCACTTTATCTTGATCTGGAATCAGAACAGGACAGAGCAAAAATGGCGCAGCCCGAGTTTTATCTCTCTGACCATCAGGATAAGCTTGTCATCATTGACGAGGTTCATCGTGCTCCAGGTCTTTTTCCTGTTCTTCGGGGTCTTATTGACCGTAGTCGCCGTGCAGGAAGGAAAAACGGGCAATATCTCCTTCTCGGATCGGCCTCCCTTGATCTGCTCAAACAGTCCGGTGAGACTCTGGCCGGTCGTATTGCTTATCTGGAACTTACCCCGTTTACCGTGTTGGAAACGCCTGAATTTCCTTCCGATGAGTTGTGGGTTCGCGGTGGATTTCCGGATAGTCTGCTTGCCGATAGCAGCGCAGAAAGCCTACGTTGGCGGCAGAACTTTATTCGTACCTACCTTGAACGGGATATTCCCCAGTTTGGGCCGCGCATAGCTGCGGAAACCTTGCGAAGATTCTGGATTATGCTTGCCCATAACCAGAGTGGATTATTGAATTCATCGCAGTTTGCCAGGAATCTTGGTATTGATGTCAAAACAGTTAACAGTTACATCGACCTGCTGGTTGATCTGCTGCTTGTTCGTCGTCTTACTCCATGGCACAGCAACATTGGCAAGCGCCTGGTCAAGGCTCCGAAAGTTTATGTGAGAGACAGTGGACTACTTCACGCACTTCTCACCATACCAGACAAGGAAGCGCTTCTGTCTCATCCTGTTGTCGGACAAAGCTGGGAGGGATTTGTAATTGAAAATATCCTTGGATCTGTTTCAGACGATGTTCAGGCATATTTTTATCGCACAGCCGGAGGTGGAGAGGTTGACCTGTTGCTCTCCTGGCCGAACGGCAACTTGTGGGCCGTTGAAATAAAACGCAGTGTGACGCCAAAGCTGGAGCGAGGGATTCACTCGGCCTGTACAGATCTCAATCCTTCTCGCAAGTATGTTGTCTATCCTGGAAGCGAACGATATAGAATGGCATTGGATGTAGAGGCAATTTCATTGATTGATATGGTGCGGGAGCTGAATGATATCGGTGAATAA
- the avs2 gene encoding AVAST type 2 anti-phage system protein Avs2, with product MSVEWNRLRTWNGSQASAFEEMVCQLAFCESVPINSRFIRKGVPDAGVECYWVFPSGDEHGWQAKFFESPPSSSQWGQIDSSVKTALEKHPSLRRYTIAMAIDRSDSRLEGHTSCLDHWNTHVEKWEHWASEKGMTVAFDFWGTHEIAVRLSRKEHRGRHFFWFQEEVLSPAWFNDRLEESISAVGPRYTPQLNIHLSISKVFDALSRGPAFLQKFEQVYGDVGKSWHKASLRNLEIELPQQIEELSRHISEIIELSKRSCISGVEPIDWATIQLKSKEALSRLSDIQLHVYDLSKKKSEDGSSLAREGASYQGQEPFSYARYSIQRIEEQLYGLLYFAESRVAKLANMQSLLLVGDAGTGKTHLFSDAASKSVNAGAPAILLIGGQFRDEEPWTQILHMLGLSCTRDEFLGALEAAAQLAGQRTVIYVDALNEGVGRSLWRKYLSSMLTVIRRYSWVALAVSVRSSYEKLIVPDDLLPDQTTRVVHDGFADQEYEAAKAFFDYYGIELPAVPILTPEFQNPLFLKLFCTVLKNRRFTKIPTGIRGITSVFDFFLDSVNEKLALPDALDFDPKSNLVSKATHEIALSASKISSLLIPRDEARDICSRLLPGRSYQESLFRHLLSEGVLAESIQYDESGQYNEVIMFSYERLADHLIMQELIVRQVDAENPADAFLAEKPLNKLFADASACWQNRGLVEALAIQGPETWGVEIFELLPDVKGTTPILEAFIKSLLWRNPDSISDQCLSYVNQYIIVDKHLERQLLDVLLTIAPYPEHPFNADFLHRNLMRRELAERDAWWSVYLSHEYGQKSSVDRLVDWAWSESEKGHISEESIRLTGKVLVWFLTTSHRFLRDRATKALVALFTNRIGVLCQLLPEFTEINDPYVSERLYAVAYGCALRSNDNTSKRQLAETVYKLVFESGTPPCHILLRDYARGVIEVAFHDGLAVKGLELDKIRPPYRSDWPLDIPSEADIEKYGEWSKDMPDEQWALHSIYNSVMSDGEFARYILGSDHVDLNWSNRRINEPHILSKKEKYDAFRESLNHSQRTAWEKYLSTRDSFDFLVLLNEKSSQKTSDIDLTDEEQQVAVDQSVQDFLQSLDDNKKSLFHEIILPYLDASLSEKDEFTLPVSTAQRWILKRVMDLGWTVDRFGEFDRETDVFSNSGRDADKVERIGKKYQWLAYYEFLAHLADNLEFREDTWSQQPGEYVGPWQLWLRNIDPSCLLRSTQRIKWEPNNTAWWAPVSFEDWSVAADDTQWLKRRDLLPEISPLPIVTCPKTGKEWFVLECSYNWEEPTPADQDRFDTRRRSIWYMLKSYFVKSDDESRFFDWASEQHFMGRWMPESREQTRVFLGEFFWAPAFEYFNNPYYSRNGWTQGDRGSLPCEVLVPTDIYMQEQGVYDCSIEGTIIMYLPAKWIADQMNLSWQGIDGCFFNSKGELVAQDPSVRSSGPSALLVDREIMTAFLKQNNYRLVWTLLGEKDIRDSRSTHDDWLGRMDLSACMKMNNDHLEGTAKAYWVTRGPQKTELEKWRINKKGESGASCKRQ from the coding sequence ATGTCGGTTGAATGGAACAGACTTCGAACTTGGAACGGATCGCAAGCTTCGGCATTCGAAGAGATGGTTTGTCAATTAGCATTTTGTGAGTCAGTACCGATAAATAGTCGTTTCATTAGAAAGGGCGTTCCGGATGCTGGCGTTGAATGCTATTGGGTTTTTCCATCAGGCGATGAACATGGATGGCAGGCCAAATTCTTTGAATCGCCACCCTCGTCATCTCAGTGGGGGCAGATTGATTCGTCAGTTAAGACCGCTCTTGAAAAGCATCCAAGTTTGAGGCGATATACGATAGCAATGGCGATTGATCGTTCTGATTCCAGGCTTGAAGGGCATACGTCATGCCTCGACCATTGGAATACTCATGTTGAAAAGTGGGAACACTGGGCTTCTGAAAAAGGCATGACCGTCGCCTTCGATTTCTGGGGTACCCATGAGATTGCTGTACGACTTTCCAGGAAAGAACATCGAGGGCGCCATTTTTTCTGGTTTCAAGAAGAGGTGCTTTCACCAGCATGGTTTAATGATCGTTTGGAGGAGTCTATTTCTGCAGTAGGACCTCGTTATACTCCTCAACTGAATATTCATCTTTCTATTTCAAAAGTTTTTGATGCCCTTTCCCGTGGGCCTGCATTTTTACAGAAGTTTGAACAAGTTTATGGTGATGTAGGAAAGTCATGGCATAAAGCTTCGCTTCGTAATCTTGAGATTGAGCTGCCTCAACAAATTGAAGAGCTTTCTCGACACATCTCTGAAATTATCGAACTGTCGAAGAGGTCTTGTATTTCTGGTGTCGAACCGATTGACTGGGCAACAATCCAGTTGAAATCAAAGGAGGCTCTTTCACGCCTTTCTGATATTCAATTACACGTCTATGATTTGTCAAAGAAAAAGAGTGAAGATGGTTCTTCTTTAGCCAGAGAGGGTGCAAGTTACCAAGGGCAAGAGCCTTTTAGTTATGCTCGATACAGTATACAACGTATCGAAGAACAGCTCTACGGACTGCTTTATTTTGCCGAATCACGTGTTGCTAAACTTGCTAATATGCAATCGCTTTTGCTGGTTGGCGATGCAGGTACAGGAAAAACGCATTTGTTTAGTGATGCGGCAAGTAAAAGTGTAAATGCCGGAGCACCGGCTATTTTGCTTATTGGTGGCCAATTTCGTGACGAAGAGCCATGGACTCAGATTTTACACATGCTTGGTCTGTCTTGTACCCGCGACGAGTTTCTGGGTGCTCTTGAAGCAGCTGCGCAGCTTGCTGGCCAGCGTACAGTTATCTATGTTGATGCCCTTAACGAAGGCGTAGGCCGCTCATTGTGGAGAAAGTATCTTTCATCCATGCTGACAGTTATTCGGCGTTATTCTTGGGTGGCTCTGGCAGTTAGTGTGCGTAGTTCATATGAGAAACTCATTGTGCCTGACGATCTCTTACCTGACCAGACGACTCGTGTCGTTCACGATGGTTTTGCTGATCAGGAATACGAGGCGGCAAAAGCATTTTTCGATTACTACGGAATTGAACTCCCTGCCGTACCAATTCTGACTCCTGAGTTCCAGAATCCGTTATTTCTCAAACTCTTTTGTACAGTACTAAAGAATCGACGCTTTACAAAGATTCCAACAGGTATTCGTGGAATAACATCTGTGTTTGACTTTTTCCTTGATTCCGTTAACGAAAAGCTTGCATTGCCTGATGCTCTGGATTTTGATCCAAAATCTAACCTGGTATCGAAAGCTACTCATGAAATTGCTTTATCGGCTTCGAAGATAAGTTCCTTATTGATTCCTCGTGATGAAGCCAGAGATATTTGTAGTCGACTTCTTCCCGGACGCTCTTATCAAGAGTCTCTTTTTCGCCACTTATTATCAGAAGGTGTTCTTGCTGAGAGTATTCAATATGATGAGAGCGGCCAATACAATGAAGTGATTATGTTTTCCTACGAGCGTCTTGCTGACCACCTGATTATGCAAGAGCTTATTGTACGGCAAGTTGATGCTGAGAATCCAGCAGATGCTTTTCTCGCTGAAAAGCCTTTAAACAAATTATTTGCTGATGCTTCTGCTTGTTGGCAAAATCGTGGCCTTGTAGAAGCACTGGCCATTCAGGGGCCTGAGACATGGGGTGTGGAAATATTTGAACTGCTCCCAGACGTCAAAGGGACTACCCCAATTCTTGAAGCGTTTATCAAAAGTCTGCTTTGGCGTAACCCTGATTCTATATCTGATCAATGCTTATCGTATGTAAACCAATACATTATTGTTGATAAGCATCTTGAACGCCAACTACTGGATGTGCTTCTGACGATAGCTCCTTATCCGGAACATCCTTTCAATGCGGATTTTTTGCATCGTAATTTGATGCGGCGCGAGTTGGCGGAGAGAGATGCGTGGTGGTCTGTCTATCTGTCCCATGAATATGGACAGAAAAGTTCTGTTGATCGCCTGGTTGACTGGGCATGGTCTGAAAGCGAAAAAGGTCACATATCTGAAGAATCAATACGTCTCACAGGGAAGGTTCTTGTATGGTTTTTAACAACTTCGCATCGTTTTTTACGGGACCGAGCGACCAAGGCGTTAGTGGCGCTTTTCACCAATCGCATTGGCGTTCTATGCCAGTTATTGCCAGAATTTACCGAGATCAATGATCCTTACGTCTCCGAGCGTTTATATGCAGTTGCTTATGGGTGTGCTCTTCGAAGTAATGATAATACGTCGAAGCGTCAGCTTGCCGAGACAGTTTATAAGTTGGTGTTTGAAAGCGGAACGCCGCCTTGTCACATTTTGCTGCGTGACTATGCTCGAGGTGTAATTGAAGTTGCTTTTCATGATGGCCTTGCTGTAAAAGGTCTTGAACTGGATAAAATCAGACCTCCGTATCGGAGTGACTGGCCACTGGATATACCTTCGGAAGCAGATATAGAGAAATACGGTGAATGGTCTAAAGATATGCCGGATGAACAATGGGCGCTTCATTCAATTTATAATTCTGTAATGAGCGATGGTGAATTTGCTCGATACATTCTTGGATCAGATCATGTAGATCTTAACTGGTCAAATCGTCGTATAAATGAGCCTCACATTTTATCAAAAAAGGAAAAGTACGATGCGTTTAGAGAGTCATTAAATCATTCCCAGAGAACAGCTTGGGAGAAGTATTTAAGTACCAGAGACAGTTTTGATTTTTTGGTTTTATTAAACGAAAAGTCCAGTCAGAAAACTTCTGATATTGATCTAACAGATGAGGAGCAGCAAGTAGCCGTTGATCAGTCTGTGCAAGATTTTTTGCAGAGCTTGGATGACAACAAGAAGTCTCTGTTTCATGAAATCATTCTGCCATATCTGGATGCTTCGCTGTCCGAGAAGGATGAATTTACACTTCCCGTTAGCACTGCCCAGCGCTGGATTCTCAAGCGAGTAATGGATCTCGGATGGACAGTTGATCGATTTGGAGAATTCGACAGGGAAACTGATGTTTTTTCAAATAGTGGGCGTGATGCTGACAAGGTTGAGCGAATAGGGAAGAAATATCAGTGGTTGGCGTACTATGAATTTCTCGCGCATTTAGCAGATAATCTGGAATTCAGGGAAGATACTTGGTCTCAGCAGCCGGGTGAGTATGTAGGGCCTTGGCAATTATGGCTACGAAATATTGACCCTTCTTGCCTTTTAAGATCGACACAACGTATAAAATGGGAGCCGAATAATACAGCGTGGTGGGCGCCTGTGTCGTTTGAAGACTGGTCTGTTGCCGCGGATGATACTCAATGGCTCAAACGTCGTGATCTGTTACCCGAAATATCACCATTACCAATAGTGACTTGTCCGAAAACGGGCAAAGAGTGGTTCGTGCTTGAGTGTTCTTACAATTGGGAAGAGCCTACGCCTGCGGATCAAGACAGATTCGATACCCGTCGTCGCAGTATCTGGTACATGCTCAAGAGTTATTTCGTGAAATCTGATGATGAATCGCGTTTCTTCGATTGGGCATCGGAACAGCACTTCATGGGTCGATGGATGCCAGAATCTCGTGAACAGACTCGTGTTTTTCTTGGTGAGTTTTTCTGGGCACCAGCTTTTGAGTATTTCAATAATCCATATTACAGTAGGAACGGATGGACACAAGGTGATCGGGGTTCACTACCTTGCGAAGTGCTGGTACCTACAGATATCTACATGCAGGAGCAAGGAGTTTACGACTGTTCGATTGAGGGTACAATTATAATGTATCTTCCTGCAAAGTGGATAGCTGATCAAATGAACCTGTCTTGGCAAGGGATAGATGGCTGTTTCTTCAACTCCAAGGGTGAACTCGTAGCGCAAGACCCTTCCGTAAGAAGTTCTGGCCCATCGGCACTCTTGGTTGATAGAGAAATCATGACAGCTTTTCTGAAGCAAAACAACTATCGCTTGGTCTGGACACTGCTTGGAGAAAAAGACATTCGGGACAGTCGGTCAACCCATGATGATTGGTTGGGTCGTATGGATCTGAGTGCTTGTATGAAAATGAATAATGACCATCTTGAGGGGACTGCTAAAGCTTATTGGGTGACACGAGGTCCCCAAAAAACAGAACTTGAGAAGTGGAGAATCAACAAAAAGGGGGAGTCGGGGGCATCCTGTAAGCGCCAATAA